The Flavobacterium sp. IMCC34852 genome contains the following window.
AATGAAATATTTAGTGCCATTGGCGAAAGGTGAAGTAATCGGGGCATTCTGTTTGTCAGAGCCGGAAGCCGGAAGTGATGCTTCTTCGCAAAAAACAACCGCCAAAGACATGGGCGATTACTATTTGTTAAACGGTACCAAAAACTGGATTACCAATGGTGGAACTGCGTCAACTTATTTAGTAATGGCACAAACCGATGTCGAAAAAGGACACAAAGGTATCAATGCTTTTATCGTAGAAAAAGGTTGGGCCGGTTTCGAAATCGGGCCCAAAGAAAAGAAAATGGGTATTCGCGGTAGTGATACTCATTCGTTAATGTTTACCGATGTTAAGGTTCCAAAAGAAAACAGAATCGGTGCCGACGGTTTCGGATTCAACTTTGCGATGAATGTCTTAAACGGCGGAAGAATCGGAATTGCTTCTCAAGCTTTGGGAATTGCGACCGGTGCTTACGAATTGGCATTGAAATATTCACAAGAACGCAAAGCATTCGGCAAAGAAATTTTCAAACACCAAGCGATTGCGTTCAAATTGGCCGATATGTATGTAAAAATCACAGCTGCCAAAATGTTAATCATGAAAGCGGCTTGCGAAAAAGACGAAGGGAAAGACATTGCTCACAGTGGTGCTATGGCCAAATTATACGCTTCTGAAATCGCTCTAGAAGTAGCCAATGAAGCCGTGCAAATTCACGGAGGTAACGGTTACGTAGCCGAATACCACGTTGAAAGAATGATGCGCGATTCTAAAATCACACAGATTTATGAAGGTACTTCAGAAATCCAAAGAATTGTAATTTCAAGAGGCTTGGTTTCTTAAAACAAACTTCAAACGATAAAATTAACCCTTTCTTTTTGGAAGGGTTTTTTATTGGATAAAATTTATACATTTACCTTATGTATGAAGAATTAAAATATTGGTATCTCCGCGATCACAAATTGTTTTGGACATTGAGTATGAACCAAATCAAACAGTTGTGCATAATTACCGGTTTTAAAAAAGCCAAAAAAGGCGATATCATATATTTTTCTTCTTCGGATGTACCACGTGTTTTTTTACTTAAAAAAGGGAATATCAAAATTGTTTCCATAGATGAAGACGGCAACGAAACCATCAAAGACATTATAGAAAAAGGCGATTTGTTTGGTGAATTAACATTAGAAAGCGACAGAAATTCTAATGAATATGCCAAAGCCTTGACTGACGATGTGGCCATTTGCAGTTTTCTCCTATCGGATTTTGAAGATTTGTTGTTGCGCAATCCAAGTTTGGCACTGTCTTACACGAAGTTTGTAGGACTGAAATTAAAACGCATCAAAAACAACTACGCCAATTTGGTTTCCAAAGATGCTAAAACCAGATTGCTCACTTTTATCAAAGATTGGGCAGCACGCGATGGGAAACGCGATGGCAATCGGGTTACGATTCAAAATTATCTTACCCAAAATGACATCGCTCAAATCATTTGTACTTCACGCCAAACCGCTACTGTTTTA
Protein-coding sequences here:
- a CDS encoding acyl-CoA dehydrogenase family protein; this encodes MDFNLTEEQLMIQQAARDFAQAELLPGVIERDEHSKFPTEQVKMMADLGFMGMMVDPKYGGAGLDSVSYVLAMTEIAKVDASAAVIMSVNNSLVCAGMEKYCSEEQKMKYLVPLAKGEVIGAFCLSEPEAGSDASSQKTTAKDMGDYYLLNGTKNWITNGGTASTYLVMAQTDVEKGHKGINAFIVEKGWAGFEIGPKEKKMGIRGSDTHSLMFTDVKVPKENRIGADGFGFNFAMNVLNGGRIGIASQALGIATGAYELALKYSQERKAFGKEIFKHQAIAFKLADMYVKITAAKMLIMKAACEKDEGKDIAHSGAMAKLYASEIALEVANEAVQIHGGNGYVAEYHVERMMRDSKITQIYEGTSEIQRIVISRGLVS
- a CDS encoding Crp/Fnr family transcriptional regulator, encoding MYEELKYWYLRDHKLFWTLSMNQIKQLCIITGFKKAKKGDIIYFSSSDVPRVFLLKKGNIKIVSIDEDGNETIKDIIEKGDLFGELTLESDRNSNEYAKALTDDVAICSFLLSDFEDLLLRNPSLALSYTKFVGLKLKRIKNNYANLVSKDAKTRLLTFIKDWAARDGKRDGNRVTIQNYLTQNDIAQIICTSRQTATVLLNELEENGLMHYGRKEIIIEDISKLVRK